In Oncorhynchus masou masou isolate Uvic2021 unplaced genomic scaffold, UVic_Omas_1.1 unplaced_scaffold_810, whole genome shotgun sequence, the genomic stretch cctgtccacagtcctcaaatctctctgggtgatcaggatacggctgctcctctgtcctccatgtcacctttctgttctcctcagacagagagaggagtctgtttAATGTGTTTAAgtccagtgtgagatcacagacatctgatggatgaaaccagacacaatattagaaatcatcatcattcacattagaatgttaactcacttttcactaaatcatttaatgtagatgtttctaggtatcaaaaggagaagttaaggtaacttgagacttgttgaatgatcatatgttatactgtatggtaatataaaacacacttattcacattaattacacacacacacacacacacacacacacacacacaaagcaactCTTTGTAAACGTTGGTGTCCCTGATTTCTGCTTCTGTAGAActacagctgatatttaatatgaccaagtcagtaatgatggtggtctttgacttaacttgaattaagacgtattcttagtcatattcttcacagcagtcaacactcacattttctaagtccaggtttcattctgttctctccaccatgttccacactgtagcggtaagcagaagaacagacagtcattgagggatacacacacacacatacacacacacacacacacacacacacacacacacacacacacacacacacacacacacacacacacacacacacacacacacacacacacacacacacacacacacacacacacacacagtcagcataTAACTTTGTCCAAGTGGTGGTCAGAATGTTTGTCTTAACCAGCCTGATAAGTCAAACATGtctgatatgaacattgacataaaccctctacatacttgagtttctccagtctgcagtgtggatcctccagtccagcagagagcagtgtgactcctgagtctcctgggtgattgtagctcaggtccagctctctcaggtgtgaggggtttgacctcagagctgagaccagagaagcacagccttcctctgtgactagacagcctgacagcctgcaaagagtcaaatcatatgAAAACCACACTGatattctttggtggtgaaaatagtggcagtatatttttCTCCATCTTCATGTcaaaccctgatctgtttcacctgtccagggatatatacaccatacCAATTATtattatatccctggtgtatatatccctggtgtatatatccctggtgtatatatccctggtgtatatatcactggtgtatatatccctatgtttccctggtgtatatatccctgtgtgtccctggtgtatatatccctggtgtatatatccctggtgtatatatccctggtgtatatatccctggtgtatttatccctggtgtatatatatccctggtgtatatatatccctggtgtatatatccctggtgtatatatccctggtgtatatatccatgtgttcccctggtgtatatatccctggtgtatatatccctggtgtatatatccctggtgtatatatccctggtgtatatatccctggtgtatatatatccctgtgtttccctggtgtatttatccctggtgtatatatccctggtgtatatatatccctttgtttccctggtgtatatatccctggtgtatatatccctggtgtacatatccctgtgtgtccctgatgtatatatccctggtgtatatatccctggtgtatatatccctggtgtatatatccatgtgttcccctggtgtatatatccctggtgtatatatccctggtgtatatatccctggtgtatatatccctggtgtatatatccctggtgtatatatatccctggtgtatatatccctggtgtatatatatccctgtgtttccctggtgtatatatccctggtgtatatatccctgtgtttccctggtgtatatatccctggtgtatatatccctggtgtatatatccctggtgtatatatccctggtgtatatatccctggtgtatatatatccctgtgtttccctggtgtatttatccctggtgtatatatccctggtgtatatatccctggtgtatatatccctgtgtttccctggtgtatacatccctgtgtttcactggtgtatatatccctggtgtatatatccctggtgtatatatccctggtgtatatatccctggtgtatatatccctgtgtgtccctggtgtatatatccctggtgtatatatccctggtgtatatatccctggtgtatatatccctggtgtatatatccctggtgtatatatccctagtgtatttatccctgtgtttccctggtgaatatatccctggtgtatatatccctggtgtatatatccctggtgtatatatccctggtgtatatacccctggtgtatatatatccctgtgtttcccttggtgtatttatccctgtgtttccctggtgtatatatccctggtgtatatatccctggtgtatatatccctggtgtatatatccctgtgtttccctggtgtatatatccctggtgtatatatcactggtgtatatatccctgtgtttccctggtgtatatatccctgtgtttccctggtgtatatatccctgtgtttccctggtttatatatccctggtgtatatatccctggtgtatatatccctggtgtatatatccctggtgtatatatccctggtgtatatatccctggtgtatatatccctggtgtatttatccctgtgtttccctggtgtatatatccctggtgtatatatccctggtgtatatatccctggtgtatatatatccctgtgtttccctggtgtatttatccctgtgtttccctggtgtatatatccctggtgtatatatccctggtgtatatatccctggtgtatatatccctggtgtatatatccctgtgtttccctggtgtatatatccctgtgtttccctggtgtatatatccctggtgtatatatccctggtgtatatatccctgtgtttccctggtgtatatatccctgtgtttccctggtgtatatatccctggtgtatatattcctggtgtgtatatccctgtgtttccctggtgtatttatccctgtgtttccctggtgtatatatccctgtgtttccctggtgtatatttccctgtttatatatccctgtgtttccctggtgtatatatccctggtgtatatatccctggtgtatatatccctggtgtatatatcactgtgtttccctggtgtatatttccctggtgtatatatccctggtgtatacatccctggtgtatatatccctggtgtatatatccctggtgtatatatccctggtgtatatatccctatgtttccctggtgtatatatccctgtgtttccctggtgtatatatccatggtgtatatatccctggtgtatatatccctggtgtatatatccctagtgtatatatccctgtgtttccctggtgtatatatccctgtgtttccctggtgtatatatccctgtgtttccctggtgtatatatccctgtgtttccctggtgtatatatccctggtgtatatatccctggtgtatatatccctggtgtatatatccctgtgtttccctggtgtatatatccctggtgtatatatcactggtgtatatatccctgtgtttccctggtgtatatatccctgtgtttccctggtgtatatatccctgtgtttccctggtttatatatccctggtgtatatatccctggtgtatatatccctggtgtatatatccctggtgtatatatccctggtgtatatatccctggtgtatatatccctggtgtatttatccctgtgtttccctggtgtatatatccctggtgtatatatccctggtgtatatatccctggtgtatatatatccctgtgtttccctggtgtatttatccctgtgtttccctggtgtatatatccctggtgtatatatccctggtgtatatatccctggtgtatatatccctgtgtttccctggtgtatatatccctgtgtttccctggtgtatatatccctggtgtatatatccctggtgtatatatccctgtgtttccctggtgtatatatccctgtgtttccctggtgtatatatccctggtgtatatattcctggtgtgtatatccctgtgtttccctggtgtatttatccctgtgtttccctggtgtatatatccctgtgtttccctggtgtatatttccctgtttatatatccctgtgtttccctggtgtatatatccctggtgtatatatccctggtgtatatatccctggtgtatatatcactgtgtttccctggtgtatatttccctggtgtatatatccctggtgtatacatccctggtgtatatatccctggtgtatatatccctggtgtatatatatcactgtgtttccctggtgtagttatccctgtgtttccctggtgtatatatccctggtgtatatatccctggtgtatatatccctggtgtatatatccctgtgtttccctggtgtatatatccctggtgtatatatccctggtgtatatattctTGTGTTTCCctgttgtatatatccctgtgtttccctggtgtatatatccctgtgtttccctgttgtatatatccctgtgtttctctggtgtatatatccctggtgtatttatccctgtgtttccctgtagtatatatccctgtgtttccctggtgtatatatccctgtgtttccctggtgtatatatccctggtgtatatatccctggtgtatatatccctggtgtatttatccctgtgtttccctggtgtatatatccctggtgtatatatccctggtgtatatatatccctgtgtttccctggtgtatttatccctgtgtttccctggtgtatatatccctgttgtatatatccctggtgtgtatatccctggtgtatataaccctgtgtttccctggtgtatatatccctgtgtttccctggtgtatatatccctggtgtataaatccctggtgtatatatccctggtgtatatatccctggtgtatatatccctggtgtatatatatccctgtgtttccctggtgtatttatccctgtgtttccctggtgtatatatccctgttgtatatatccctggtgtgtatatccctggtgtatataaccctgtgtttccctggtgtatatatccctgtgtttccctggtgtatatatccctggtgtatatatccctggtgtatatatccctggtgtatatatcactgtgtttccctggtgtatatttccctggtgtatatatccctggtgtatacatccctggtgtatatatccctggtgtatatatccctggtgtatatatatcactgtgtttccctggtgtagttatccctgtgtttccctggtgtatatatccctggtgtatatatccctggtgtatatatccatggtgtatatatccctggtgtatatatccctgtgtttccctggtgtatatatccctggtgtatatatatcactgtgtttccctggtgtatttatccctgtgtttccctggtgtatatatccctggtgtatatatccctggtgtatatatcactgtgtttccctggtgtatatttccctggtgtatatatccctggtgtatatatccctggtgtatatatccctggtgtatatatccctggtgtatatatacctggtgtatttatccctgtgtttccctggtgtatatatccctggtgtatatatccctggtgtatatatccctggtgtatatatccctgtgtttccctggtgtatatatccctggtgtatatatccctggtgtatatatccctggtgtatatatccctggtgtatatatccctggtgtatatatccctgtgtttccctggtgtatatatccctgtgtttccctggtgtatatatctaaaacacaaccaaatgtaaaactgtaagcttcactgttcacacatatggtgtggactatgtggatctggtgaacagttatcacttgttgaccaacgACAGGAATACttacctcagagtctccagtttacagtggggattccccagtccagcagagagcagcttcactcctgaatccttcaggtcattgttactcaggtccagctctctcaggtgtgaggggtttgacctcagagctgagaccagagaagcacagccttcctctgtgactccacagcctgacagcctgacaaagagatcatcatgacttcacaaacacactgttcatTTAACACCAGTAGTGTAGAAGGCCAATGGCAGATGCATTTGGTTTATTCTCTCAAACAAAATATAGATTCATCCTCTGTCTTCTAGAATTGTATGGTCATTTTGTTATAATAATGTGAAAATCAATGCATTTATTCAATATGTTTTTCAATATAATATTATACACATATTATAATACATATTTTTCTCTAAACTGAAATTTTTTTCCTGATGATTAGTTCTTATATGTCATTTTATTTACTCACAGAGCAGCTctggaggctttgaccactggcagcagcctcagaagaccttcctctgatctggagtatttcttcaggtcaaacacatccagctccttttctgaagtcagcaacacaaagaccagagctgaCCACTGTGCAGGTGACAGGTTGGGTTTTGAGAGACTTCCTGATCTCAGGTATCTttggatctcctccactagagactggtcattcagttcattcagacagtggaacagattgatgctcctctctggagagagattctccctgatcttctccttgatgtacttgactgtttcttcatggctctgtgagctgcttcttgtctttgtcagtagaccttgtaagtgcttctgattggactccagtgagagACCCAGAAGGAAGCGGAGGAAAAGGTCCAGGTTTCCCGTCTCACTTTGTAAGGCTTTATCCACAGCACTCTTGTAGACAGTAACTTTTCGCCTTTGTTTGATCCTCGCAGAAAAGATACTGGACTTTGTTTGAGGTTTGTCCATTAGATTCTCATTGTTGTTGATGAATGAGAGGAACACATATACAGCAgccagaaactcctgaatgctcagatgAACAAAGCAGTACACCTTGTCCTGGTACAGCCCACATTCCTCTTTAAAGAGCTGTGTGCACAATCCTGAGTACACTGAGGCTTCATTAACATCAATGCCAGCCTCTTTCAGGTCTTCTTCATAGAAAATCAGATTGCCCTTCGTAAGCTGTTGAAAAGCCAGTTTTCCCAGTGACAGAATGCTCTCTTTATTCCAGTGTGgacctgtctcttctttcccaagatacttttcattcttctgtttggtatgaaacaccacaaggtgtgtgtacatctcagtcagagtcttgggcatctcttctctcttatgttccagcatgtgttcaaggactgttgcagaaatccaacagaagactggaatgtggcacatgatgtggaggctccttgatgtctttatgtgtgagatgattctgctGGCTAGGTCttcatcactgaatctcttcctgaagtactcctccttctgtgggtcattgaaccctcgtacctctgtcacctggtcaacacatcctgaagggatcttattggctgctgcaggtcgggtagttatccagaggagagcagagggaagcagatttcCCTTGATGAGATTTGTCAGCAGAACATCCACTGAGGTTGACTCTGTGACGTTCCAACAgatcttgttcttctggaagtctaggggcagtcggcactcatccagaccatcaaagatgaacagaactttgTACTTGTCGTAGTTGGAGATTCCTGATTGTTTGGTTTCCATTGAGAAGTGTTTGAGAAGTTCAATGAAAGTGTGtttgtcctctttcatcaaattcagctcccgaaaagggaatgaaaatacaaattggacatcctgattagcttttccttcagcccaatccagaatgaacttctgcacagagactgtttttccaatgccagcgactccatttgtcagcacagttctgataCGTTTGTCTTGTCCAGTTAAGGGCTTGAAGATGTCATTACATTTGATTGCAGTCTCTGGTCTTGCTTGTTTCCTGGttgttgtctcaatctgtctcagctcatgttcattattgacctctcctgttccaccctctgtgatgtagagctctgtgtagatcttattgagaagtgttgggtttccttGTTTAGCGATCCCCTCAAATACACATTGAAACTTCTTCTTGAGATTAGATTTGAGTTCACGTTGGCAAATCACAGCAAGCTCATCTGAATCTAGAAATAACACAGAGGATATTAATATTACGTCTGTTTTAATGTCTACAGTATTGAAGGACTGTTATAAAGTTGTAAATTATAATAATTGATTCTCTTAACTGACTGTATAAATGTGTGAATGTTTTCATAATGCATTACAGACAGGTGTGactgattatattattattggtattattgatggtattattaatgttgtctctctctctaaattaatcagcacaacacatccctgctgctacttgatgaggtcactaggtgttgTGTTAAGGCTGCTACAATATCATTGAGTTACACAGCTACTTTAGCTGTACTTTAGCTCCAGCTTTTAAATGTTATAAAACATCATTCAACATGAGGCAGACAGATCTTACATTTCTCCAGTGTGTCAGCAAGCTCCTTCTGGTTCATTTTCCTCAGGATGTGCAGTGTGATCTTCAgagccccctctctggcactgctcTCCTGCTTCTCATCTTCAGCATCCACCACTTCCTTATCCTGCTTCTGACTCTCAAAGCCTTCTGGGAGTTCTGGACTAAGAATCCTCTTGAACATCTTCAGCTCATTCTTCACAAATGTCATCATTTTCTCTTCAagcatctgaaataaataaagtaaataagtTAAGCAAGAGACTAAATGCTTTCTCATTAACACATTAATGAATGATTGACAGATCAACTTTACTtgaggtaaacaaaaacaaatgtacataacaggaccacatacactgaatatggaggccaggtctgtttgatgactctgggaagactgaccactgagaatctctgactctgatctctcctgttgGTTTCTGTGGACAAAACATGAGATTACTTCTCCTcatccagtacacacacacacacgcacacacacacacacgcacgcacgcgcgcacacgcacacacacacagggagggaatgttgtgtttgtttaatattgttttaCGACTAGGAAAATGGACAATATGattagcctatggattatgaaaacaacaacaataaatgggaaaatgggagaggagaaatgactagagacagtgttgtttaactcactgaccaggacccatgagttcttcttacctttgttcagtagaaaagtctcccttTCTAAACCTTATAGGACGATCCATAGACtggtcactcttcatggacacacagctgggaacaggggaggctggtctctcctgctggattggtcttcaacacaacagagacaaacattacatctctcatctactctgagctcagatggggaaacataaGAAGAGTTTCATTTCAAAACGCTATATATCATAAATGTTCAAAAATTAGCTTTAACTTCTGAAATAaattttgaaatatatatatatttcttcactatctaatcattacctggggttgttcactatctaatcattacatgggttgttcactatctaatcatggggttgttcactatctaatcattacatgggttgttcactatctaatcatgacatggggttgttcactatctaatcatggggttgttcactatctaatcatggggttgttcactatctaatcatggggttgttgactatctaatcatggcatgggttgttcactatctaatcattaCATGGGGTTGTTCAccatctaatcatggcatgggttgttcactatctaatcattacatggggttgttcactatctaatcatggggttgttcactatctaatcattacatggggttgttcactatctaatcatggggttgttcactatctaatcatggcatggggttgttcaccatctaatcatggcatgggttgttcactatctaatcattaCATGGGGTTGTTCAccatctaatcatggcatgggttgttcactatctaatcattacatggggttgttcactatctaatcatggcatgggttgttcactatctaatcattacatggggttgttcactatctaatcatggggttgttcactatctaatcatggcatggggttgttgactatctaatcatggcatggggttgttcactatctaatcattacatggggttgttcaatgacagacatgaaTTTGTTTATAGTCTATCATTTgttggtttcatttcagagaaaAAGGCTTTTttgtaataatatatatctgtctcactctcagagaaatcagtagtactgctaggttttatacagtaataatatatatctgcctcactctcagagaaatcagtagtactgctaggttttacacagtaataatatatatctgcctcactctcagagaaatcagtagtactgctaggttttacacagtaataatatatatctgcctcactctcagaggaatcagtagtactgctaggttttacacagtaataatatatatctgcctcactctcagagaaatcagtagtactgctaggttttatacagtaataatatatatctgcctcactctcagagaaatcagtagtacttCTGGTTTTATtcagtcaaatgtaacaaataaatacatttttaataaagaactgtacaaatgatacacttgtgacatcaatatttaaatatttaaaaacaatAATTCAATACAGTAATATGACATCAGTATGTGATATTATTAAGGTTACAATTGAAAATGCTtgtaatctaacacctgtctcagaccactagaacagctgagtaatctaacacctgcctcagaccactagaacagctgagtaatctaacacctgcctcagaccactagaacagctgagtaatctaacacctgcctcagaccactagaacagctgagtaatctaacacctgcctcagaccactagaacagctgagtaatctaacacctgcctcagaccactagaacagctgagtaatctaacacctgccttagaccactagaacagctgagtaatctaacacctgcctcagaccactagaacagcggagtaatctaacacctgtctcagaccactagaacagctgagtaatctaacacctgcctcagaccactagaacagctgagtaatgtaccacctcagaccactagaacagctgagtaatctaccacctcagaccactagaacagctgagtaatctatctcctgtctcagaccactagaacagctgagtgatctaacacctgtctcagaccacaagaacagctgagtaatctaccacctgcctcagaccactagaacagctgagaaatctaccacctgtctcagaccactagaacagctgagtaatctaccacctgcctcagaccactagaacagctgagtaatctaccacctgtctcagatcactagaacagctgagtaatctaccacctgtctcagaccactagaacagctgagtaatctaacacctgtctcagaccactagaacagctgagtaatctaacacctgcctcagactactagaacagctgagtaatctaccacctgcctcagaccactagaacagctgagtaatctaccaatctaccacctgtctcagatcactagaacagctgagtaatctacctcctgcctcagaccactagaacagctgagtaatctacctcctgcctcagaccactagaacagctgagtaatctaccacctgcctcagaccactggaacagctgagtaatctaccacctgcctcagaccactggaacagctgagtaatctaccacctgcctcagaccactagaacagctgagtaatctaccacctgcctcagaccactggaacagctgagtaatctacctcctgcctcagaccactagaacagctgagtgatctaacacctgcctcagaccactagaacagctgagtaatctaccacctgtctca encodes the following:
- the LOC135537539 gene encoding NLR family CARD domain-containing protein 3-like, with protein sequence MSLSGEREEGGPASKMSLSGEREEGGPASKMSLSGEHDTKAKRPIKKERPASPVPSCVSMKSDRSMGQPLYFREGDFSTEQRPIQQERPASPVPSCVSMKSDRSMSQPLQFREGDFSTEQRPIQQERPASPVPSCVSMKSDQSMDRPIRFRKGDFSTEQRNQQERSESEILSGQSSQSHQTDLASIFSMLEEKMMTFVKNELKMFKRILSPELPEGFESQKQDKEVVDAEDEKQESSAREGALKITLHILRKMNQKELADTLEKYELAVICQRELKSNLKKKFQCVFEGIAKQGNPTLLNKIYTELYITEGGTGEVNNEHELRQIETTTRKQARPETAIKCNDIFKPLTGQDKRIRTVLTNGVAGIGKTVSVQKFILDWAEGKANQDVQFVFSFPFRELNLMKEDKHTFIELLKHFSMETKQSGISNYDKYKVLFIFDGLDECRLPLDFQKNKICWNVTESTSVDVLLTNLIKGNLLPSALLWITTRPAAANKIPSGCVDQVTEVRGFNDPQKEEYFRKRFSDEDLASRIISHIKTSRSLHIMCHIPVFCWISATVLEHMLEHKREEMPKTLTEMYTHLVVFHTKQKNEKYLGKEETGPHWNKESILSLGKLAFQQLTKGNLIFYEEDLKEAGIDVNEASVYSGLCTQLFKEECGLYQDKVYCFVHLSIQEFLAAVYVFLSFINNNENLMDKPQTKSSIFSARIKQRRKVTVYKSAVDKALQSETGNLDLFLRFLLGLSLESNQKHLQGLLTKTRSSSQSHEETVKYIKEKIRENLSPERSINLFHCLNELNDQSLVEEIQRYLRSGSLSKPNLSPAQWSALVFVLLTSEKELDVFDLKKYSRSEEGLLRLLPVVKASRAALLSGCGVTEEGCASLVSALRSNPSHLRELDLSNNDLKDSGVKLLSAGLGNPHCKLETLRLSGCLVTEEGCASLVSALRSNPSHLRELDLSYNHPGDSGVTLLSAGLEDPHCRLEKLNVEHGGENRMKPGLRKYVCDLTLDLNTLNRLLSLSEENRKVTWRTEEQPYPDHPERFEDCGQVLCREGLTGRCYWEVEWSGGRADIGVTYKGINRRGRGDDCCLGYNDKSWSLFCSDNSYSARHNNNLTTIDIPSSSPHRVGVYLDWPAGTLSFYRASSDTLTHLITFTSTFTEPLYPGFGVWDSVSLCQ